From Caldicellulosiruptor hydrothermalis 108, a single genomic window includes:
- a CDS encoding Yip1 family protein, which translates to MEYLKPSNLLNLVISPTKVFRKIKEKPDFLILIFLIPLIAALAILFMPKIPEEVLLEHVKKTVEDPKLQETTLKSLKVTMSPVFLAGTTFVKDIISFFITAFILLIIIRLAGGEIDYKKALAIVAVANLVMIPYYIFYVIYARAINLNMLDIQMDFKYFIRTYLHVFSIWRYVLIGVGVFAVCELNKAKSAIITAVYTIITLIMPIVSMFTQNFMKFGGR; encoded by the coding sequence ATGGAATATTTAAAACCTTCAAATCTTTTAAATCTTGTCATATCACCAACCAAAGTATTTCGGAAGATAAAAGAAAAACCAGATTTCCTAATTTTAATATTTTTGATACCATTGATAGCAGCACTTGCTATCCTGTTTATGCCCAAAATACCTGAGGAAGTTTTATTAGAGCATGTGAAAAAAACGGTTGAAGACCCTAAGTTGCAAGAAACAACACTAAAAAGCTTAAAAGTTACAATGTCACCTGTATTTTTGGCAGGAACAACATTTGTGAAAGATATTATTTCATTTTTTATTACTGCATTTATTTTACTCATAATTATAAGGCTTGCAGGCGGTGAGATTGACTACAAAAAGGCACTTGCAATTGTAGCTGTTGCAAATCTTGTGATGATTCCTTATTACATTTTCTATGTAATATATGCCAGAGCTATAAATTTAAATATGTTAGATATTCAAATGGATTTTAAATATTTTATAAGGACATACCTGCACGTGTTTTCTATCTGGCGGTATGTACTGATTGGTGTTGGAGTGTTTGCTGTTTGTGAACTTAACAAAGCAAAAAGTGCAATTATTACAGCTGTGTATACTATAATTACCCTCATAATGCCAATTGTTTCAATGTTTACGCAAAACTTTATGAAGTTTGGTGGTAGATAG
- a CDS encoding efflux RND transporter periplasmic adaptor subunit, which translates to MQDAAKGLKNWQKAVIIVLLISVGFILTFVLTMPSGSKKNISSKPKTAKVQKISLKQTLLVSGTVQSSSTRNVISKANGTLEKVFVKNGQYVKKGDLIAKIDDSQAAYKIESLKRQLLDLELQRESFQRQLQNFTLKSPQDGFVQNLAVEEGLLVSQGMQIMTIVDDSKMKLSTQLPAWCYGKVKQGQKAEVVVSDLMDKVDGVVESIGSRMYKNQDGVMVFDAKVVVSNKNGSLAEGMRASVSFLLSSGEKVTSLSEGILEVFSKKSIVSPVSGRIEKVFVENGQKVKTGDLLLRFWSDDIEVQIKQLDLKIEDIKSQIEAAEDDLKNYKILSPIDGKIADLNLQDGDVVTAGQIICSVYDPKHLMISAQVEEIDILKIKPGQKVNIKLDAVGSTKDKPIEGYVTEISEKAQVDTSSISKFVVKIEFENNNSIKIGMHAEAEIILKSKEAALVVPVEAVHKEDGKYYVYVYTQQKAKTSKKNKEQKTSQKIDEYGLDSSYYKDAEKRQVKLRMTTDKYVEILEGLREGEEVVLPKFDSEKQGRSLFY; encoded by the coding sequence ATGCAAGATGCTGCAAAAGGTCTAAAAAACTGGCAAAAAGCAGTAATTATAGTTTTACTTATCTCAGTGGGCTTTATTTTAACATTTGTTTTAACAATGCCATCTGGAAGCAAAAAGAACATTTCATCTAAGCCTAAGACTGCAAAGGTACAAAAGATTTCTTTAAAGCAAACCCTTTTGGTATCTGGCACTGTGCAAAGCAGCAGCACAAGGAATGTCATATCAAAGGCAAATGGCACTTTAGAAAAAGTTTTTGTCAAAAACGGGCAGTATGTCAAAAAAGGAGATTTAATTGCCAAGATAGATGACAGTCAGGCAGCTTATAAGATAGAGTCTTTGAAAAGACAGCTTCTTGATCTTGAACTTCAAAGGGAAAGTTTTCAAAGACAGCTTCAAAACTTTACTTTAAAATCTCCCCAAGACGGGTTTGTACAAAACCTTGCTGTAGAAGAAGGCTTACTTGTCAGCCAAGGAATGCAGATAATGACTATTGTTGATGACTCAAAGATGAAGCTAAGCACCCAGCTTCCTGCCTGGTGCTATGGAAAGGTAAAACAGGGGCAGAAGGCAGAGGTTGTGGTATCTGACCTTATGGACAAGGTCGACGGTGTTGTGGAAAGCATCGGCAGCAGGATGTACAAAAATCAGGATGGTGTTATGGTGTTTGATGCAAAGGTGGTAGTTTCAAACAAAAACGGTAGCTTGGCTGAAGGTATGAGGGCAAGTGTAAGCTTTCTGCTTTCAAGCGGTGAAAAAGTGACATCGCTTAGCGAAGGCATTTTAGAAGTATTTTCAAAAAAGAGTATTGTAAGTCCTGTTTCTGGCAGAATAGAAAAGGTTTTTGTTGAAAATGGACAGAAGGTAAAAACAGGTGATTTGCTTTTGAGGTTTTGGTCAGATGATATTGAGGTGCAGATAAAACAGCTTGATTTGAAGATAGAAGATATAAAATCCCAGATAGAAGCAGCCGAAGATGATTTGAAAAACTATAAAATTTTATCACCGATTGATGGCAAAATAGCTGATTTGAATTTGCAGGATGGCGATGTGGTGACTGCTGGGCAGATAATATGTTCAGTGTATGACCCGAAACACCTTATGATAAGTGCTCAGGTAGAAGAGATTGACATTTTGAAGATAAAGCCAGGACAGAAGGTTAACATAAAACTTGATGCAGTGGGAAGCACAAAAGATAAGCCCATAGAAGGGTATGTTACGGAAATTTCTGAAAAGGCTCAGGTAGATACCAGCAGCATCTCAAAGTTTGTTGTTAAGATAGAGTTTGAAAATAACAATAGTATAAAGATTGGGATGCATGCAGAGGCAGAGATTATCTTAAAGTCCAAGGAAGCTGCACTGGTTGTGCCGGTTGAAGCAGTTCACAAAGAAGATGGAAAATATTATGTGTATGTTTATACACAACAAAAGGCTAAAACTTCTAAGAAAAACAAAGAACAAAAAACCAGTCAGAAAATAGACGAATACGGACTTGACAGCTCCTATTACAAAGATGCAGAAAAAAGACAGGTCAAACTTAGGATGACCACCGATAAGTACGTTGAAATCTTAGAAGGGCTCAGAGAAGGCGAAGAAGTGGTGCTACCGAAATTTGATAGTGAAAAACAGGGTCGAAGTCTTTTCTATTAA
- a CDS encoding ABC transporter permease, whose protein sequence is MEKFLLSCKMAIQSIFLNRLRSFLTLLGVVIGVGAVVAAVGLAEGTTAGITKEIEKLGTNLVYVFINPASKSEDVSVDEFLEFARKNNDVILGVSPFVQYPAEALFRGKKEECQVIGATAEYMMIENLALSKGRFISPVDSDFRQKVAVVGSRVQKKLFDNQNPVGSEINVNGQVFKVVGVLKEKQGGRDNTVDDSVIVPLFALNSMSTGEHALVKNFLVRTVSADKNSEVKKRIKEYVSKIVKKEDRYSVYDMSELMSTLNQITYLLMIILGGIATISLVVGGIGIMNIMLVSVTERTREIGIRKAIGAKRSDIRVQFLIESMVITGVGGIIGILLGFFVIAVGISKIPGVEPVYSLKWAFVAFGISVLTGVIFGMLPAEKAARLNPIEALRYE, encoded by the coding sequence ATGGAGAAATTTTTGCTTTCTTGCAAGATGGCAATCCAGAGCATTTTTCTCAACAGGCTAAGGTCATTTCTGACGCTTCTTGGTGTTGTCATAGGAGTTGGAGCGGTGGTTGCAGCTGTGGGGCTTGCTGAGGGCACCACAGCTGGTATTACAAAAGAGATAGAAAAGCTTGGTACAAACCTTGTGTATGTTTTTATAAATCCAGCTTCAAAGAGCGAAGATGTTTCGGTTGATGAATTTTTAGAGTTTGCAAGAAAAAATAACGATGTTATTTTAGGTGTAAGCCCATTTGTCCAGTATCCTGCCGAAGCACTTTTCAGAGGTAAAAAAGAGGAGTGCCAGGTTATTGGTGCAACAGCCGAGTACATGATGATAGAAAACCTTGCACTTTCAAAAGGAAGGTTTATAAGTCCTGTAGACAGTGATTTTAGGCAAAAGGTGGCAGTGGTAGGTTCAAGGGTACAAAAAAAGCTATTTGATAATCAAAATCCTGTGGGCAGTGAGATAAACGTAAATGGTCAGGTTTTCAAGGTGGTTGGAGTTTTGAAAGAAAAACAGGGCGGAAGGGACAACACGGTCGACGACAGCGTCATAGTGCCTCTATTTGCCTTAAATAGCATGTCCACAGGCGAGCATGCGCTTGTAAAAAATTTTTTGGTGCGAACAGTTTCTGCTGATAAGAACAGTGAAGTTAAAAAGAGAATAAAAGAGTATGTGAGCAAGATTGTAAAAAAGGAAGACCGCTATTCAGTTTATGATATGTCTGAGCTTATGTCAACACTCAATCAAATAACATATCTTTTGATGATAATACTTGGCGGTATTGCTACAATCTCTCTTGTGGTTGGTGGCATTGGTATAATGAACATCATGCTTGTGTCTGTCACAGAAAGAACAAGGGAAATTGGGATTCGAAAAGCAATTGGGGCAAAGAGAAGCGATATCAGAGTACAGTTTCTCATAGAGTCGATGGTTATAACAGGTGTTGGTGGTATAATTGGTATATTGCTTGGATTTTTTGTAATTGCAGTGGGGATTTCAAAGATTCCTGGAGTTGAGCCTGTGTATTCGCTAAAGTGGGCTTTTGTAGCTTTTGGGATTTCAGTTTTGACAGGCGTTATTTTTGGGATGCTTCCAGCTGAAAAGGCGGCGCGTTTAAATCCTATTGAGGCGCTAAGGTATGAATAA
- a CDS encoding SurA N-terminal domain-containing protein translates to MKRSKILIGICSLAVLIGIVAAGWSLASKKELPKDVAAVVNGHKIYKKDLDMAYGLEELRYENAKASFEELKNKYGDDVAKKLEGSLRKKTKQEILDEMIERLVLYDEAKKEGCEVSVDEAKAYYNKTQKALQDIISGKIATDEANNTKKAAELVNSFLRKHGISEDEYKKGLIREYQKMLSIQKYLQKKEKQYKDKNPDVTLKEVEDYLARLKVNLKKKAEIIVNKNI, encoded by the coding sequence ATGAAAAGGAGTAAAATTTTAATAGGGATATGTAGCCTGGCAGTTTTGATTGGCATTGTTGCAGCAGGGTGGTCTTTGGCGTCCAAAAAAGAGTTACCAAAGGATGTTGCGGCAGTTGTAAATGGTCACAAGATTTACAAAAAGGATTTGGATATGGCATATGGTCTTGAAGAGCTAAGATATGAAAATGCAAAAGCATCCTTTGAAGAGCTAAAAAATAAGTATGGAGATGATGTGGCAAAAAAGCTTGAAGGAAGCTTGCGCAAAAAGACTAAGCAGGAGATATTAGACGAGATGATAGAAAGGCTTGTTTTGTACGATGAAGCAAAGAAAGAAGGCTGTGAAGTTTCTGTTGATGAGGCAAAGGCTTACTACAATAAAACTCAAAAGGCACTACAAGACATTATTTCTGGCAAAATAGCGACAGATGAAGCAAATAATACTAAAAAAGCAGCAGAGTTGGTGAATTCTTTTCTCAGAAAACATGGAATATCTGAAGATGAGTATAAAAAGGGGCTCATAAGAGAATATCAGAAAATGCTTTCAATTCAAAAGTACCTGCAAAAAAAAGAGAAACAATACAAGGATAAGAACCCTGATGTAACTTTAAAAGAGGTTGAAGACTATCTTGCGCGCCTGAAAGTTAATCTAAAAAAGAAGGCAGAGATTATAGTTAATAAGAACATCTAA
- a CDS encoding SufB/SufD family protein, with amino-acid sequence MSSRHYIDEKILELAKSALNKKAAYGQDIDLSQFEEAEEKDQISELSKLPEEIQKTILNAGIEVSEESRSGSFLQLDHSVVYRRLQQRYQGQLEILDINEALEKYPEVREKYFWKAVKPDRDKYTAFSATHPAHGYFIRVFKGQKVEKPIQACLLLQENARIQNVHNIVILEEGAEVQIINGCATAPKVKEGLHIGISEFYLEKGSRLTFTMVHNWAEDFYVRPRGVTVVEDDAVFVSNYVLLKPVKSIQSFPIAVLKGKNSVASFNSLLYGLKDSEIDMGSHIILEGENSSGQAISRAIVKDSAKIYSRGILEARQNRSKAHLDCRGILLSSNGMMYAVPELLSDGAPQSHLSHEAAIGPIAEEEVEYLMSRGLSKDEAISLITQGFMDVKILGLPKQLENYIQELILQTQEENM; translated from the coding sequence TTGTCTTCAAGACACTATATAGATGAAAAGATTTTGGAGCTTGCAAAGTCAGCTTTAAATAAAAAGGCAGCTTATGGGCAAGATATTGACCTTTCCCAGTTTGAAGAGGCAGAGGAAAAAGACCAGATTTCAGAGCTCTCTAAACTTCCAGAAGAGATTCAAAAGACAATCCTAAATGCTGGAATAGAGGTATCTGAAGAAAGCCGGTCGGGAAGTTTTTTGCAGCTTGACCACTCTGTTGTATACAGACGGCTTCAGCAAAGGTACCAGGGCCAGCTTGAGATTTTGGACATAAATGAAGCTTTGGAAAAGTATCCAGAGGTTCGCGAAAAGTATTTCTGGAAAGCGGTAAAGCCTGACAGGGATAAATACACTGCATTTTCGGCAACACACCCTGCCCACGGGTATTTTATAAGAGTGTTCAAAGGGCAGAAGGTTGAAAAGCCAATACAGGCGTGCCTGCTTTTGCAGGAAAATGCAAGGATACAAAACGTGCACAATATTGTCATCTTAGAAGAAGGTGCAGAGGTTCAGATTATAAACGGATGCGCAACAGCACCAAAGGTAAAGGAAGGACTGCACATTGGAATTTCTGAGTTTTACCTTGAAAAGGGAAGCAGGCTCACATTTACAATGGTTCACAATTGGGCAGAAGATTTTTATGTCAGACCCCGTGGAGTGACGGTTGTTGAGGATGATGCTGTGTTTGTTTCAAACTATGTGCTTTTAAAACCTGTGAAATCCATACAGTCGTTTCCCATTGCAGTCTTGAAAGGTAAAAACTCGGTTGCATCCTTCAACTCGCTCTTGTATGGGTTAAAAGACTCTGAGATTGACATGGGATCACATATAATACTGGAAGGTGAAAATTCAAGCGGCCAGGCAATATCAAGGGCAATTGTAAAAGACAGTGCAAAGATATACTCGCGCGGAATTTTAGAGGCTCGGCAGAACCGCTCAAAAGCGCACCTTGACTGCCGCGGAATACTTTTATCAAGCAACGGAATGATGTATGCTGTGCCAGAACTATTATCAGATGGCGCACCGCAAAGCCATCTTTCACATGAGGCTGCAATCGGTCCTATTGCCGAAGAAGAAGTAGAATACCTGATGAGCAGAGGACTTTCAAAAGACGAGGCAATATCTCTTATAACCCAAGGGTTTATGGATGTAAAAATACTTGGGCTTCCCAAACAGCTTGAAAATTACATTCAAGAGCTTATTTTGCAGACGCAGGAGGAGAATATGTAA
- a CDS encoding ABC transporter ATP-binding protein, with amino-acid sequence MLEIIDLHVEVGSKEILKGVSLTIPDGETHILFGPNGSGKTTLMMSIMGLPKYKITSGKIIFNGIDITYMPTHERAKLGIGMMFQKPPAIRGVELQKLSEIIKSIRQTDADIQEYAKILNLEEHLSREVNYGFSGGEIKRSELLQLLCQKPSLVLLDEPESGVDLDNITLLGNVIKKLLKGEKIKKRHTSGLIVTHTGYILEYVNADKGHILMDGKLVCSGSAEDLFEEIRQNGFGRCENCLQDTI; translated from the coding sequence ATGCTTGAAATTATTGATCTTCACGTTGAGGTTGGTTCAAAAGAGATCTTAAAAGGTGTTTCGCTCACAATCCCGGATGGAGAGACGCACATTCTGTTTGGTCCAAACGGAAGCGGAAAGACAACACTCATGATGAGCATAATGGGTCTTCCAAAATACAAAATAACGTCCGGCAAGATAATTTTCAATGGTATTGACATCACATACATGCCAACACATGAGAGAGCAAAGCTTGGGATTGGAATGATGTTCCAAAAACCACCGGCAATAAGAGGTGTTGAGCTTCAAAAACTTTCTGAGATAATAAAGTCTATAAGGCAGACAGATGCTGACATCCAAGAGTATGCAAAAATTTTGAATTTAGAGGAGCACCTATCAAGGGAAGTAAACTATGGATTTTCTGGTGGTGAGATAAAAAGGTCTGAACTTTTGCAGCTTTTGTGTCAAAAACCAAGCCTTGTACTTTTGGATGAGCCAGAGTCAGGTGTTGACCTTGACAACATAACCCTTTTGGGAAATGTGATTAAAAAGCTTTTAAAAGGCGAAAAGATAAAGAAGCGACACACCTCCGGCTTGATTGTCACACACACAGGGTATATTTTGGAGTATGTCAATGCAGACAAAGGGCACATTCTGATGGATGGAAAGCTTGTATGCTCAGGTTCTGCAGAAGACCTCTTTGAAGAGATAAGGCAAAACGGGTTTGGGAGGTGTGAAAATTGTCTTCAAGACACTATATAG
- a CDS encoding cyclic-di-AMP receptor, giving the protein MKLVLAIVSEVDRNKLNLALIENGVPATIIYSTGGFLNRGTVTFMIGAEDDRLDEVIELIKKNVSERKEVSKSTLPPALQSLFFVSKQKIEQGGAVIFVLDIENFLKV; this is encoded by the coding sequence ATGAAATTAGTTTTGGCCATTGTGTCAGAAGTGGATAGAAATAAACTGAACCTTGCACTTATTGAAAATGGTGTTCCTGCAACAATTATCTATTCAACAGGCGGTTTTTTGAATAGGGGCACTGTTACATTCATGATAGGTGCTGAAGATGATAGGCTTGATGAGGTGATTGAGCTCATAAAAAAGAACGTGTCAGAAAGGAAAGAGGTTTCAAAATCTACTTTGCCACCTGCTTTGCAGAGCCTGTTTTTTGTAAGCAAGCAGAAGATTGAACAGGGCGGAGCGGTGATTTTTGTGTTAGACATTGAAAACTTCTTGAAAGTTTGA
- a CDS encoding NAD(P)/FAD-dependent oxidoreductase: MIVLKYTLYGYNNIGVKLRMIYDCAVIGAGPAGLSAAINLAQTNRSVVVFATKEEDSSIYRAPEVNNYLGFHGVTGKELLQAFYDHAKKMGIEVVHKKVINFYKSGDIFTINANNEFFEAYSVILAIGTPKKTLLENEGEFVGRGISYCAVCDGMLYKGRTIAVIGEAIDAEEEAEYLSELAKKLYYIPLYKKNEFHFKDNVEVILSRPKSVYGEDFVNALELEDRTLNVDGIFIIRKTMPADQLIYGLEFTEDGHIKVDSKMQTSIEGLFAAGDVVGRPYQVAKAVGEGQIAGLSASTYVKMVKEKQK, from the coding sequence ATGATAGTTTTAAAATATACCCTGTATGGGTATAATAATATAGGGGTGAAGTTAAGGATGATTTATGATTGTGCGGTGATTGGAGCAGGACCGGCGGGCTTGTCTGCTGCCATAAATCTTGCTCAGACAAACAGAAGTGTTGTTGTGTTTGCAACAAAAGAAGAAGACTCAAGTATCTACAGGGCACCTGAAGTGAACAACTATCTTGGGTTTCATGGTGTAACAGGGAAAGAGCTTTTGCAGGCGTTTTATGACCATGCCAAAAAGATGGGTATTGAGGTTGTGCACAAGAAGGTTATAAACTTCTACAAATCAGGTGACATTTTCACGATAAATGCAAACAACGAGTTTTTTGAGGCGTACTCTGTCATTTTAGCAATTGGCACACCAAAGAAGACTTTGTTGGAAAATGAGGGTGAATTTGTAGGTCGAGGAATTTCTTACTGTGCTGTTTGCGATGGGATGCTGTACAAGGGAAGAACCATCGCGGTTATTGGAGAGGCTATTGATGCTGAAGAAGAGGCTGAGTACTTGTCTGAGCTTGCAAAAAAACTGTACTATATTCCACTTTATAAAAAGAATGAGTTTCATTTCAAAGACAATGTTGAGGTTATTTTGTCACGCCCAAAAAGTGTGTATGGGGAAGACTTTGTAAATGCGTTAGAGCTTGAAGACAGGACATTGAATGTTGATGGAATATTTATAATAAGAAAGACAATGCCGGCTGACCAGCTAATTTATGGGCTTGAGTTTACAGAAGACGGACACATAAAAGTTGACAGCAAGATGCAAACATCTATTGAAGGGCTTTTTGCAGCAGGCGATGTAGTGGGAAGGCCTTATCAGGTTGCAAAAGCTGTCGGTGAGGGTCAGATTGCCGGGCTTTCAGCCTCAACATATGTGAAAATGGTAAAGGAAAAGCAGAAGTAA
- a CDS encoding DUF6036 family nucleotidyltransferase — MHEREALFNLLKDAEKIAKVLQIRPFSLYLLGGSACILGEYLDRATRDFDILDLNYPSQIGKVLRFLGDFDLLEYESTPIAPSFKKRAIKLEGFEYIRVYVLSKEDIVVSKIIRLDEKDIEDIDKLMPSCNKELINKIIEEILNRKDFFETKKKRFLEKLEIFRVKYDV, encoded by the coding sequence ATGCATGAAAGAGAAGCTCTTTTTAATCTTTTAAAGGATGCCGAAAAGATTGCAAAAGTCCTGCAAATTAGACCATTTTCGTTATACCTTTTAGGCGGGTCTGCATGTATTTTAGGTGAATATTTAGACAGAGCCACCCGCGATTTTGATATTTTAGATTTGAACTATCCTTCTCAGATTGGGAAAGTATTGCGATTTCTAGGAGATTTTGACCTTCTTGAATATGAAAGCACTCCAATAGCACCATCGTTTAAAAAAAGAGCAATAAAGCTTGAGGGTTTTGAATACATAAGAGTTTATGTTCTTTCAAAAGAAGACATTGTGGTCAGTAAAATTATTAGGCTTGATGAAAAAGATATCGAAGATATAGATAAATTAATGCCCTCATGCAACAAAGAATTAATTAACAAAATAATTGAGGAAATCTTAAACAGAAAAGACTTTTTTGAAACAAAGAAGAAAAGGTTTTTAGAAAAACTTGAAATTTTTAGGGTGAAATATGATGTATAG
- a CDS encoding FmdB family zinc ribbon protein, translating into MPFYDLRCKDCGEEFNVRASIKERENKEIECPSCHSRELEAVFKSVNIISSSKSSDSGYSCTSGCCGGSCGF; encoded by the coding sequence ATGCCATTTTACGATTTGAGGTGCAAAGATTGTGGTGAGGAGTTCAATGTTAGAGCATCCATTAAAGAGAGGGAAAACAAAGAGATTGAATGTCCAAGCTGTCACAGCCGTGAGCTTGAAGCAGTTTTTAAAAGCGTGAATATCATCTCATCCTCGAAGTCTTCTGATAGTGGCTATTCTTGTACAAGTGGATGCTGTGGAGGTTCCTGTGGATTTTAA
- a CDS encoding FTR1 family protein has translation MVQGFVIAFREVFEIILVVAVMIGVIQKLNQKDLLKSLNIGLVLGIVLSALLSIIVFAFYESLEESFEGVEIALKALLVILITWFLALAIKYQKRDLKQQTYEKVINFQKYSYGIFLLSLVNVLREGTELVIFSLASFSKDKSLTLFYGIGLGIFAAVLLGYFVFKLSNRINIRLFFIATTLILVIVSSEVLKDLVEEILKEGLKTQNEVIPTVLSVGYILIFLVLMIQSNIISRQKTE, from the coding sequence ATGGTTCAGGGATTTGTAATTGCTTTTAGAGAGGTTTTTGAGATAATTCTTGTAGTTGCTGTGATGATTGGGGTTATTCAAAAGCTTAACCAAAAGGATTTACTAAAGAGTTTGAATATTGGGCTGGTATTAGGGATTGTTTTGAGTGCATTGCTTAGTATTATTGTATTTGCCTTTTATGAGAGCTTGGAAGAGTCCTTTGAGGGAGTTGAGATAGCATTAAAAGCTTTACTGGTGATTCTAATTACATGGTTTTTAGCTTTAGCTATCAAATATCAGAAAAGGGATTTAAAACAGCAGACTTATGAAAAGGTTATTAATTTCCAAAAATATTCATATGGTATTTTTCTCCTATCTCTTGTAAATGTTTTACGAGAAGGAACAGAACTGGTAATATTTTCGTTGGCTTCATTTTCCAAGGATAAATCCTTAACTTTATTCTACGGGATTGGTCTGGGGATATTTGCAGCTGTACTTTTGGGCTACTTTGTGTTTAAGCTTTCTAACAGAATAAATATAAGACTCTTTTTCATTGCCACAACATTAATTTTGGTGATTGTTTCGTCTGAAGTTTTAAAAGACTTGGTTGAAGAAATTCTTAAAGAAGGGTTAAAAACTCAGAATGAGGTTATTCCTACTGTTTTGAGCGTTGGATATATTTTGATATTCTTAGTGCTGATGATACAGTCAAATATCATTTCAAGGCAGAAAACAGAGTAA
- the spoIVA gene encoding stage IV sporulation protein A: protein MDADIYREIAKRTNGDIYIGVVGPVRTGKSTFIKRFMDLFVIPNIEDEYKKERTKDELPQSAQGKTIMTTEPKFVPNEAVEVLLSSGARLKVRLVDCVGYLVEGAMGHLEENHPRMVTTPWFEKPIPFEEAAEIGTKKVIQDHSTIGIVITTDGTITEIPRENYIKAEERVIEELKLLNKPFVIVLNTAKPYSPDTQELKKELEEKYKMPVLIVNCLQMQIEDVKRILETVLFEFPIVEVKINLPRWFDELEDESWLKKEIYEKIKEYAEKLDKIRDITDQLEVLKQHPQIDRCEVVGINLGDGKSELSIYFKEGLLFKIIEESTGFEIKGEHHLVRLLCELSQIKKEYDKLKDALNSAKEKGYGIVAPALDELKLETPEIVKKGNSFGVRLKASAPSLHIIRVEVETEVSPIVGTEKQSEELVNFLMKEFEDDPKKIWESNIFGKSLHELVKEGLQNKLHRVPEDSQEKLRETLQRIINEGSGGLICIIL from the coding sequence ATGGATGCTGATATCTACAGAGAAATAGCAAAAAGGACAAACGGTGACATTTACATTGGTGTGGTTGGACCTGTCAGAACAGGAAAGTCCACCTTCATAAAAAGATTTATGGACCTTTTTGTGATTCCCAACATTGAAGATGAGTATAAAAAAGAGAGAACAAAGGATGAGCTTCCGCAAAGCGCGCAGGGCAAAACTATAATGACAACAGAGCCCAAATTTGTTCCCAATGAAGCTGTTGAAGTTTTGCTATCAAGCGGTGCAAGGCTGAAGGTACGGCTTGTTGACTGTGTCGGGTACTTAGTTGAAGGTGCAATGGGACATTTGGAAGAAAACCATCCGCGCATGGTCACAACACCGTGGTTCGAAAAGCCAATCCCGTTTGAAGAGGCAGCAGAGATTGGCACTAAAAAGGTCATCCAGGACCACTCAACAATTGGGATAGTCATCACAACAGATGGCACAATCACTGAGATACCGCGAGAAAACTACATAAAGGCAGAAGAAAGAGTGATTGAAGAGCTAAAGCTACTTAACAAGCCGTTTGTGATTGTTCTCAACACCGCAAAACCATACTCACCCGATACACAAGAGCTCAAAAAAGAGCTTGAAGAGAAGTACAAGATGCCAGTTTTGATTGTCAATTGTCTTCAGATGCAGATTGAGGATGTAAAGAGGATTTTAGAGACAGTGCTGTTTGAGTTTCCTATTGTTGAAGTAAAGATTAACTTGCCAAGATGGTTTGACGAGCTGGAAGATGAGTCGTGGCTCAAAAAAGAGATTTACGAAAAGATAAAAGAATATGCAGAAAAGCTTGACAAAATCAGAGATATAACAGACCAGCTTGAAGTTTTAAAACAACATCCCCAGATTGACAGGTGTGAGGTTGTAGGAATAAATTTGGGAGATGGGAAGAGCGAGCTTTCAATTTACTTCAAAGAAGGGCTTTTGTTCAAGATCATTGAAGAGTCAACCGGGTTTGAAATAAAAGGCGAGCATCATCTTGTAAGACTTCTTTGCGAGCTTTCACAAATAAAGAAAGAGTATGATAAGCTAAAAGATGCTCTAAATAGCGCAAAAGAGAAAGGATACGGTATTGTTGCACCTGCTTTGGATGAGCTCAAGCTTGAAACACCTGAAATAGTAAAGAAAGGAAACAGCTTTGGTGTAAGACTCAAGGCCTCTGCACCATCTTTGCACATCATAAGAGTGGAAGTTGAGACAGAGGTGTCACCAATTGTTGGAACAGAGAAACAGAGCGAAGAACTTGTGAACTTTTTGATGAAAGAGTTTGAAGACGACCCAAAAAAGATTTGGGAGTCAAACATATTTGGAAAATCACTTCATGAACTTGTAAAAGAAGGACTTCAAAATAAGCTTCACAGAGTGCCTGAAGACAGCCAAGAAAAGCTCAGAGAGACTTTGCAAAGGATTATAAACGAAGGAAGTGGAGGACTTATTTGCATAATCCTTTAA